ATGCAATAAGGGATTGATCGGAtcggtctgtgctttcaaaaACACGTAAATGCGATCATCCAAAAacgctatgacttaaatatatcaaattttttacggaattttgttattacaaatgtagttatgtattaaaattttatttcaatcagttggcagaaacgtgtctaaaacacaaattctatttttgaatgcTATTAAAGCCATTCCAGGGAttattcgccaaataactcgccaaggatggcatgatagattcagtaaaaatgataaattcacaccaaatattaatatttcgtaattattgtatacCAGTGCTATGCATGGTGCTCTCTGGGATgacacgtttattagagagtgtgcgagaaattTGTGAGGAAACCATTCCTGCTAATTGAATATAGCTAAAACAGGCCCTCAGAAAGGGTGCATGGTCACAGTtgataaagcagaaaaaaaaattatattcaaaataagtgaataaaaattcatttgaaacatGCCGTGATATCATACAAGCAAATTCAATCGCTAAAATATCAGCGTTTATGTTTATGTTCGCTCAGACTAGTGCGAAGCCACTGCTAAGCAACCCCAaggaaatatgcaaaatataccAAAGCTTCCTCAGAGACTCCCTACGACTAACGAAGGGACGCCTTCATGGCCTAATGGCcagattggtttggtttggtttgattatattaacgtcccgtttgaagcaacacaagggctattttgggacagacctcgcaattttgaaccgcggtcagatgacgaggacgacacctgagttggcatccccctctccacacaacaccacaccagggggagaacgtttggtcatgacggatttaacgtgcaacagacccccttacacgacggttcttcggtggaatcgggtcacgaacttgaaaccctccggttccgaagttgagaccttaccaccaggccaccgtggcccctaGTGGCCAGATATTGGCTTCGAAGCAGAAAGATACGTTCAATACTCGATTTTGACATCGTGCGCAACATCCTCTAGTTTGTTTAATAAGGAAATTTGAAGTCCCAGCTCTGGTGTCATCCTCGTTATCTAATaggggttcaaaattacaagatctaTCCCAAATGAACCTTACTGTTACCttcaaacgagacgttaatacAACCATATTGCCTAACAAGGAGTAATCTATGTAACTACCCACTAGGCCATTTGAATCtcagataattaaataatcaaattaggTTGCCATGTATGGCAATGGCAATATTCTGGAAATAAATCCGATTTCATATAAGCGTGTTAGTCATACTTCATTCCATTCGATTCATTGAATTTCAAtcatacttttataatataaaccaGCGCCAAAAATTCGacaatattgcttttattatatttgtctgATTTAGCGTCTGATATGTTGTCATTTCACAGAGAGTTAAGTTATCAAGAATACGAACCACAGGTGAGTTCTtgctaatatttttacttttttttataacttggaACCTAGAATTAGGGCCATAATTGGGCGAATACCAAACATTTAACAGTACTGAAATTGTTAGCCTGTGTGATGTATCTTTTCTCATGGCATATGTTATGCGTgtttaattttatgcaatgtatgatttatttctaatatcGGATTCAAATTAAGCTCCATTTCATATCAATCAAAAATCTTAACGTAAGTTGATTCATAAAGTATACAGTTTCAATGcactttaaataatgaaaaaggagGGATATTATGTCGCCTGCAATATAATTGTAtggagttattttaatttttgttggagACAGTCGCAGATGTTCTATGGGTGACTCCTTAGAAAGGGCCGTACACTTCCTTTCTGGATACTGTACAGAACAAATTTACCTTTAGAGGAATATCCCTCGTGTTGACCTATGAATTTGCGATTCTTTCTTCCCCAAAAGGGTACATTATGTTTGTGTACCTTCCCAGAGACGTGAAATGTTTCTTCGTCAGTTAAAACTAAGTGATCAGCAAAATCACTATTTTCAAGGCGCTTTTGTTTGTCAAAGTTATTCAGATTTTGTAACACGGCACTTTTTATGcaatcattttcagattttttttatcaattctctAGAAATCTGCACATGACGATTCACCCTGTGCTTTGATTTTTCTGGATCTCGTTAAATGATCACTTCTTGCGATACGATTAATGGCCCACGATGAACCTTTGCACAAACAGCCCgtagttttgaatttttcattccaTTGATAGATTTTCTAATTGGCACTTTGCcaaaatgtgatctaaaaaatcATTGCATAGCAGTTGCGGATTCCGCTTCGCTACATTgaagattaaaagttttttcactACACAAGCCACCATTTTGACTGACTAGTCACATGACACATATGCTATTGCCTATGTAACTTCTGTCGGAAGCTAGGCACAAACTTTAAGAGTACATCTACCTTACGATTCGCTAAGGCGGTTCTTGTCTCTGACTGTTACTGTCTTACAGCATCCGGAAGTATACTTTATGAATAGCCCTGTATTGTATCCAATATCGattatattttctcaattttaattgaaaaaatgcaaGGAAACTTTATAAAGTTCTTATTAAAGTTCGTTTCCTTTTATGCTGTCATCGACTATAGTACTTTGTAGAACGTGCTGTGAAAGCAATAGGGAAGATAAAAGCTCCATTATTCTCTAAAAGTTCTGTTTATTCCCTTGGTTATTTGTAATACTAGATGCCTATAAATTTATAGAcacagaacaaaataaaaaaatgattccgaatgcaataatgtaaaaaaataattcaaaatactggCACTTCTTCGATGCTATATACTGCTAATAGATGGCGTTATATACGGCCAGTGTGGCTTTAATGAGATTTCCACTTAAAGTAATATCATGCGACTTTCAAAATGTAATGCCTTTTTCTTTTCACTTGGAGCTCTAAAAGATtgtttgtcaaataattttacttggtttatatatatatggcatCATATCAcaacttcaatttttattgaaagaatatcgGGAAAACTTgataaacttcttaatttttttttgtcattgattGTAGAACGCTGCAGAACTTACGGTAAAATCAGTAGGAAAGTTAAAAGCTGCATTATGCTCGAATAAATAGTTCTAAACTTTTCTTCTTCCCTTGGGTGGCAGTAATACAGGGTGCCCGAATATTATTGGACGTACCAcaacattatataaaagaataattaggaATAATGCCGTCTATTGGATGCTATAGATTACGAGCATgattcgaattattttaattccccATCAATAGATGGCGCCCTGCATGGTCATTGttgatttaatgagaaaatttcacttaaacatatcttgcgatttttaaaaaccaagcgatttaattttattttcacttggattataaaaaaaattgtggttttcaaatactttttacacGGTTTAAAGCTTCATACTACAGCTGTAATTCGATCTGTAACTCACAAACTCTTGCAAATGCAAAACGCTTTATCTAATAACTTATAAACACCCTCGGTGCCATTCATATGTGTATGGTAGTTGTAGCATTATATGTTTGTCATCTTGAGTTGAGATTAGGTGTAAGTGAATCATTAGTGCTTCACTAGATGACAGGGGATCCTTTAGTGCTGAATGTTGCCtccttttaaaattgttatatgtagattttcattgaaatttacaaatagatCCTCATATATCATAATAATCAGATATGGCACCATGTCTCTTACTTTTGCTGGAGAACTCGCTTCGTATACATTCTTATCTGTACACTTCGTACGAAAAGTTTAAAGAAGCTTGTATTTTGCCTATAACTTTGtatattaagtatatatgtatttcttaagtatatatgtatttcttaagtatatatgtatttcttaagtatatatgtatttcttaagtatatatgtatttcttaagtatatatgtatttcttaagtatatatgtatttcttaagtatatatgtatttcttaagtatatatgtatttcttaagtatatatgtatttcttaagtatatatgtatttcttaagtatatatgtatttcttaagtatatatgtatttcttaagtatatatgtatttcttaagtatatatgtatttcttaagtatatatgtatttcttaagtatatatgtatttcttaagtatatatgtatttcttaagtatatatgtatttcttaagtatatatgtatttcttaagtatatatgtatttcttaagtatatatgtatttcttaagtatatatgtatttcttaagtatatatgtatttcttaagtatatatgtatttcttaagtatatatgtatttcttaagtatatatgtatttcttaagtatatatgtatttcttaagtatatatgtatttcttaagtatatatgtatttcttaagtatatatgtatttcttaagtatatatgtatttcttaagtatatatgtatttcttaagtatatatgtatttcttaagtatatatgtatttcttaagtatatatgtatttcttaagtatatatgtatttcttaagtatatatgtatttcttaagtatatatgtatttcttaagtatatatgtatttcttaagtatatatgtatttcttaagtatatatgtatttcttaagtatatatgtatttcttaagtatatatgtatttcttaagtatatatgtatttcttaagtatatatgtatttcttaagtatatatgtatttcttaagtatatatgtatttcttaagtatatatgtatttcttaagtatatatgtatttcttaagtatatatgtatttcttaagtatatatgtatttcttaagtatatatgtatttcttaagtatatatgtatttcttaagtatatatgtatttcttaagtatatatgtatttcttaagtatatatgtatttcttaagtatattaaGAAAAAGGAGTTCGAACGCGTATATCTAATGCCACTTTTTAAATCCCAGAATAGTTGTAATtatgtttccaaattttataaacaaaggcAGTTTTACGGAATTACGATATCGGTAATCGTGACGTCGATTTAGAACTAATAAATGCGTTGTGAGCAAAGGAAATCGgtcatttgttttgcattttatctCTTTGGCATAAGAATTTAACTTCCCATTAGAGAATACATCCATCCTATctggaaacttatttttaaatttctgcaataatataAGCTCTCAGATTGAAGTGTTCATGAGTATTCTTTATATTAACccttttgcactcggaaaaaataattccatgtaTAATTAACTCAATACAAATGTCTGTTTATTGTTCTgagaaatatacataattgttctaagtcgaatttctttgaaaaattaatctcaaaattaatcatttttttctaccaTTCTGTAAGcgttttaacaatcaaaattttaaattaattaaaagccaaAATGATTCACcacttgaatggtgagtgagaggtgCCAtcagagtgcaaagggttaaattacttaatactttcacttaactGCAGATTGAAAATTCGGTAATTCGATGCGCGTGTCGGACACGTCACTGTGTGCAAAGGGGTTAAAATGCCTGAATCTTCTTGGCTTTCTGATGAAGTAATActctgaatttgaaatttctcattaagacttttaaagaaatattaacttttaaatcgttctaaaagtatgatttattttgtattggCTCGTAAGACGCCATATGAGCAAATCTCCATTGGGAAGACCTCATATGATGTATTCAAAGTGACAGACGGGTACAAAAAAGGTTTCAAGTTAGTAAATGTCTGTTCCTGAAATTGCTAGGCTTCCAGATTTCAAATGTCCAAAAAGACTGTTAATAAGATTGCGATGATTCACCCAAAAATGTTTCTCGGAATATGTTGTCAAATCAAGAAATTTGGCAAGAAATTGCAATGGGCATATGTCAATAAATGGATGGTTCTCATTTTCAGCTAGGAAAAAATGGAACCTGGATGAATCTTGCATAAAGAATTCTTATGATTTACCAAAAGAATTGGGACAGTTTGTAACATTTAAATAGAATGCGCAAGTTTTACTAGTCTCCGTTGTAAGCATCTTAATTCCAATAATTCTACCTGAAACGCGTCATCTaaacattttcttgtatattaaagATGTTGGTATcatccatgaaatttaattttctagttttaatgcTTTCCTTCAACTTTTGACTAGTTTGAAAATGATCGGTTACTTTCTACAATGTTAAACTACCTTTAATCTTATTCGGAATATTTTAAGCTGTTTCGGCGCAGCATATTTTGTATCGAGATCTTGCGCCAAAAATCAAATCCAAAAGAATTGAACTCTTTCATTAGGCAAAGTGTTGGTAGGTCTGCGATGGCGTAGGCAGCTTTCGGTTGCAACTGTCGAGTTTGCTTGGCCTACAGAACAAAATTGCCTAAATTTGCCAACAGAATTTTcctaaacatataaaaatgctaGAGAATAACCTTTTgtcatctttataaaaaaaatagagtacGAAATTGGATATTAGCATAATACTCCCGCATATAATTCCAATGATacgacaaaatatttaattatgaaaaatgttattgttcTTGAATGGTAATCGATGAGATTTGATCTAAACTCAATTAAAAATGTGTGGAGCATATACGAGATTATGAGAGCATAAACCCAATACATGAGAGCTATTGAAGGGGATATTTACTCAGAGCGCCTTGTAGATAGCTATTAAAAGAGCATAGTACAACTTGAAACCAAAGATATATCAACCCTTAATTATATCAATGGAAAAGCATGTATACGATATCGCACTGGAAAATTCAGACTTGAACAGTTAACATTGTTTTGAACACCATTTATTGAAATGTCATTCTATTAAGCTTTAGGATacttgatatttcaattttagttatataattgAAGTACAAATAGTTTTTACAAATGTCTCATTGAGTGCAATTCGCAAATGTCTTCAATATATTTGCAATTGGTGTATTccttaatattttgctaaagcatttattttactaGTCTATAAATTTTAAGACGGGTGcatatttctgcaataaaattgCTACGAATCGTGAAAAAGATTtgcaaattggaaaaatattgctAGATTTATTATAGTTGCAAgatgatattttgaatgaaatatattggtCATCAGATACTTTGTTAACTCGTATAATATTGGTCAAACTGATACTTTGTTGACTCGCATAATAATATTGGTCAAACTGATACTTTGTTGACGCGTATAATATTAGTCAAACTGatactttgttttcataaaattaattatttgatcgCAGTAATATAGAATTCTGTAATCTTTGAAAACATATGCTTGATATCTTTAGCACATTTAACGCCACGTCTATCATCCGTGTCCGACAGTTTACTTCCATTTCGTATTTCGTCAATCACTGGTGACTGATTTTGTAGTCTTCGCTCAATCCAAATCGGTTATTCTTGACTAGCAGTTTGATTTTTGGCAAGCTCCTTCAGTCGTTGTTTAtcgatagatttaaaaatattctcttgatAAATTggtgattataaaattaatgcatgCAGTTTCATCGGAactttacataaaacatttttgctcGTCAGCATATCACATTGACGAATTGGACTAAAATTTCGCCAAGATAGGCTTCGAGATTAAAGTTGGCACTTTAACCTCGAAGCCTATCTTGGCTGAATAATGGAAGGTTGTActgtataatgaaaaataatttattttgcaggAGAACGCTGACTGTAGAAAAGGAAAATGGGTCACAGCCCTTATAATAGGTGGAGGAGTCATGGCAGTCTCTCTAATAACATTTGGTCAGGGATACATTATCATGGGTACAATATTCCTTTCAATGGTTGGTATtgtgataaatttcttttttttttctctatgcaaTTAATctcattataatgaaatttttgattttcgtATACTAAAAGAATGCTGGATTCCAAACAATGAAAGACTTCCTTCCCCCGCCTAAAGGCTCtcgaaaatgcataatttttggtAATATCTCCGTCAGAAGACAAGACGAGATAAGGGTTATTCCCAGAAATCTCTGTAGTGTCACAGAATGCACAAGGGATATCAACAACGACCATAATTGTGAACGAAAtcggaaaaaatataataaaacggAAATGAAAGTATTGTTAATTTATTACTTCTTAACATGATTGTTATTCATGTTGAGAATAAGAGCTGAATCGATCTGAAAATTCCCGTCTCATAAAACTGTATCCACCAATATAAAGTAGTCATCATACTCAAATTTCTGGCCACCGACAGACCCCTTCACGAGTCCAAACAAATGAAAATCTGAGGGTGCCAAGTCTGGTGGTGCTCCAAAACTTCCCAATACTTGCCATTTTCCCATGTTACGTAAAACTACAAGTCTTCCGCCAACAGTGTTCTGGTAGGCCAAGATTTAAACTGATATTACGTTGGAACAAATGCTTCGGCATGAAATGTAGGTATGTCGCAAGGTAGTAATTGGTAATGCACTGAAGCCATTCCGGGAGGACATTTTGCTGAAACCAAAGCACGTTGCTCTGTCTAGGCTTTAGAGTACCAATTGCGGCGCTGAGATAATTACCAAGGATTCCTGTCATTTTGTCACTAAACCTCTTGGAATTCCCACGGTACACTGCCAGGGGAATTATCAATCTCCCATCTATGTATTAATCATACCTTCCGAATTCAGGCTAGACATGCGTTTTtcccaattttcaaaaattacggTGGCCTGATTGTAAGATTTCAGCTTTGTGACTGTAAGGTTTCAGATTCAAGACCCGATTCACCGAAGGACCATCGTATAAACGTGTCTGGCGCAAGTTAAATCCATCGATTCCAAAAGCCTTGTCACTAGTATCGTGTGGAAGTTTGGGGAGGAGGTGACAGTTCAAATGTCGTTCTGATCATCAAAATTACGAAGTAGGTCCCAAAATAACTAGTGTTGATTGAAAATGTGAAGTTAATGTAACTAAGCTTTGCATAATTTGTTgcataatttccattaaatattgtTCCTCTTGCTTATATATGAACCTTCTGTTTGTCAGACCATTAACCGAGTACccttacacatttttaattttaccgtCCATAAGTCACcttcatagttttattttgtatatcaaatttgcaaATCAATTTAATCGAGGTTCATTCTCGATTCCTTGAACTTGTGGACCGCAGTGGCATGGTGATAAGGTCTGAGCTTTGGAactggaggatttcaggttcgagatcaaATTccaaagaaccatcgtgtaaacgGGTCTAGTGCTGTCTGGACCCAACATCCTCCCGCTGATGCGGAATAAAAGTTTATAGAGGGCGGGGTTCAGCTTGGGCATCgtcttcatctgaccgcggtttaaaattacagGTTCCGTCCCAAAGTAGCCTTCACTtatttggcgcagcatagccaaatgTGGCTATTGCGCTAAAAATACCAAACCAACCAACACAAATTAGCccgagtgttgctttaaaacgggacgttaatttaactaaacaattcaatgaatttcagatgtctttttcattctttctgtGGTACTTAGAATGATTTGGccaaaaattttcaatcattgaaaTTCTTATCGCTTTTGTGCAGGTTCCTTTCGCCTTCGGCTTGTATTGGCTGTCGAAGAAATGCAGATCGGACGAGCCCGGGTGTCTTAATTTCTTGAGGAGAATATTCTGTTGCACTAACCATGAATCGCCAGAGCTGCTACGTCATCAAGAGAACTAGAATTCAACTTGACAATCATTTTTTGAATGCCACTCATTGGCGAAAATTTCAGCTTTTAACTGAATTTATTGACTGTTTTATTGTTAAATACGATTTTGTATTGacttgaacatttttaataaatgaataaaatatttttaaatgttccttttgTAGCTTTTTAggtcttatttttatatgtaaaatctttttttactcatttttgtgTTTGATAGTGAAACATCGATTCTTAGAATGCATATAAgaacaggaatttaaaaaaaaaatctttaatcaaaaAGCCATGCTCTGATACGAGTCTTGCTTGAAAATAAAGGTCACGGATTTATAATTCACTTGTACCGAAATTCCGAAACGTATGCTATCTCTGGCCCACTTTACACAGCAGAAAACTGGACACCACTTTAGATTCAGGATTGGGCATACTAGATTCATCCATCGGCGTTTGTTGATGGGAAGCCAACGCCATTTTGCTGAACTTGTAAGTCTTGTCTGCTTTACGGATTCTTGTAAAATgtaaagcattttctttataGCGCCTtgcattttttcagaaatctcaCCCTGATTTAGGTGCATTGCTTTACAAAACTCCGcatgttaacttttaaaaaaattggtttttatagTCAAATATAGAAAACATTAGTCGCACTTTTTGTACCGTCTTTATCTTGCATGATTGTTGCACTTTTTTCCCATGACTGGTACATCTTCATACTTTTAGACAAATTTCAAAGTCATccaatgctttaattttattataaatattttaggagtGACGTAGATTAGCCAAGTGTTTTTATGCCATAAAACAAACTCCATAATGCAGGCAGGCCGGCAGGCAGATTAAATTCATCAAGATTACAAGTCCTCTTGGAGGTTCTTCAAACAAACTtcgatttttttgacatttaacaAGTCAACCCAAGTTAACTGACTTCAACCTATAGTTTTAATCGTACATATTAAGATTTCGGATACAAGATTTATGGTAAAAGGCACTCTCGATGCAGTTTGTGAACAGGAAAGTATAATAGTTAAGTGGGAAAACTGTACCAATAGACTTGTATAAATTGAAGTCGTTAAAATTCTATTCCCAACTAGAAATATCTGATAATCCTTCTCATACAATTGCTCCCAAAACAAAGGATGTGCCACTCGTGTCAAAAATAGCTCCATAAAATACTCTTTAACCCTTTTGCCATCCTCTTCTGTctgcaaaactttatttttcctgttttccACCGCATTAGAAAAAACAAactcaaacaaataaacatttacaaagcaattaaggtgtatgtacacacttgaaacttcgaaaatcgttcaaaatatcgaatatttttttattgcttaatgttttctgattctttagctttcaaacgataccaagatgttgccaatattccaaatatttctcgagttataattatttttcttgaggtgttttcattgaaaactctagttacgctttttttgaaactcattttatgaatgatatttttccactatgttgcttcattcaaacaatcataactcaataagaaatgaaccaagtacagttatttatatatcaaaataatctgtatgaaacagcggatgttttgtgctccaatcaaatttatatttatagaaataaatttttaatagctgtttaaaagttaaaatgacagaaaaaatgtctttttctattcaacgttgatgaaaaaattgtacaacaaaaactatatatttttataacttgattgaagcagacaacatgaagactaatattaggcataatttccaactagaattgtctctgtacaaattagaatttaagatatcatgtttcaaaaaataggctaattagctcattaaatatttaattaattaataattagtgtaatatggttgtttctcactgaaatgagtttaaacatatattaataatctactgtgaaaaaaactggatttttaaagttaaaattttttaaaaaatttcaagtgtgtacgtacactttaaatgtttaaaagttttaatgtagAAGAACACTTGAAGTGCGTTACAACCGCTCTATGGAAATTTCACTTAAACGTGctacggacgacgaagaggttcAAGAATGTACGAGGGTCGttctataaagaataattttttaaaggaaaattttaaaaaaaccaagaGAATTTAATATCGCATATGTAGTGGAAAACTTAAGACGTTACGCGTTTAGCTATTTTGACGTCGTGTCTACATTCCTGGCACGGTATGAGTTGCTTCACTTTCATCCCAGCCATAATGGATGAGAGCAccaatgttttttataaaatcgtaAATTGAGATCTATGCGATCTTTACTACAGGAAGTTAGTCAGTAGTTTATTTCCGATAACATCACTATAAAATG
The window above is part of the Argiope bruennichi chromosome 7, qqArgBrue1.1, whole genome shotgun sequence genome. Proteins encoded here:
- the LOC129976431 gene encoding uncharacterized protein LOC129976431, producing the protein MLSFHRELSYQEYEPQENADCRKGKWVTALIIGGGVMAVSLITFGQGYIIMGTIFLSMVPFAFGLYWLSKKCRSDEPGCLNFLRRIFCCTNHESPELLRHQEN